In Amycolatopsis sulphurea, one genomic interval encodes:
- a CDS encoding NlpC/P60 family protein, translating into MRIRRGLVVGTFALVALYGAAGTGLAMPPPPPNPSDSEIDSSKAAANAKAGEVGKLTNQLAQAEQQLSSLQDDVELKQEQAMKALVDLQTAQDAAGQAQHDAQAARREADAATGAIETAREDLKKFAAASFEQGSTVGSISAYLTSDSPKDLLARAQLLDSIGGSRLNALDRLQQAQTEKSNKDAAARKALEIAQQKQDAATRAKGGADAAQAAAVSAQQAQSAQNTQLEANKNSVEQQLYAAQAKVSGLQGQRQRYQDWVAQKQREDEERARQAALRASSSNSGGDNGDNGGGGSGVRRPSPAAGGSIEAVIARALSKLGLPYAWGGGSGSGPTRGIRDGGVADAYGDYRKIGFDCSGLMIYAFAGVQGLSHYSGYQYNSGRHVPLSQMRRGDMLFWGGSAGIHHVALYLGNGQMVEAPQSGSYVRVSPVRYGGIMPYATRLIG; encoded by the coding sequence ATGCGGATCCGGCGAGGTCTCGTGGTCGGCACGTTCGCGCTCGTCGCGCTGTACGGCGCGGCCGGGACCGGCCTCGCCATGCCGCCCCCGCCGCCGAACCCGAGCGACTCCGAGATCGACTCCTCCAAGGCGGCGGCGAACGCGAAAGCCGGCGAGGTCGGGAAGCTGACGAACCAGCTGGCCCAGGCCGAGCAGCAGCTCAGCTCGCTGCAGGACGACGTCGAGCTGAAGCAGGAACAGGCGATGAAGGCCCTGGTCGACCTGCAGACCGCGCAGGACGCGGCGGGCCAGGCGCAGCACGACGCGCAGGCCGCGCGCCGGGAGGCCGACGCCGCGACCGGGGCGATCGAGACGGCCCGCGAGGACCTGAAGAAGTTCGCCGCGGCCAGCTTCGAGCAGGGCAGCACGGTGGGGTCCATCTCCGCGTACCTGACCTCGGACAGCCCGAAGGACCTGCTCGCCCGTGCCCAGCTGCTCGACTCCATCGGCGGCTCGCGGCTGAACGCGCTGGACCGGCTCCAGCAGGCGCAGACCGAGAAGTCCAATAAGGACGCGGCCGCGCGCAAAGCGCTGGAGATTGCCCAGCAGAAGCAGGACGCGGCCACGCGGGCGAAGGGCGGGGCGGATGCCGCGCAGGCGGCCGCGGTGTCCGCGCAGCAGGCGCAGTCGGCGCAGAACACGCAGCTGGAAGCGAACAAGAACAGCGTCGAGCAGCAGCTGTACGCGGCGCAGGCGAAGGTCAGCGGGCTGCAGGGGCAGCGTCAGCGTTACCAGGACTGGGTGGCGCAGAAGCAGCGTGAGGACGAGGAGCGCGCGCGGCAGGCGGCGCTGCGCGCGAGCAGCAGCAACTCCGGCGGTGACAACGGTGACAACGGTGGCGGGGGTAGCGGCGTCCGCCGGCCGTCGCCTGCGGCCGGAGGCTCGATCGAAGCCGTCATCGCGCGGGCGTTGTCGAAGCTCGGTCTCCCGTACGCGTGGGGCGGCGGCAGCGGCAGCGGCCCGACCCGCGGCATCCGCGACGGTGGTGTGGCGGACGCCTACGGCGATTACCGCAAGATCGGGTTCGACTGCTCGGGCCTGATGATCTACGCCTTCGCGGGCGTACAGGGCCTGTCGCACTACAGCGGCTACCAGTACAACTCCGGTCGCCACGTACCGCTGTCTCAGATGCGTCGCGGTGACATGCTCTTCTGGGGCGGCTCGGCCGGTATCCACCACGTCGCGCTGTACCTGGGCAACGGGCAGATGGTCGAGGCGCCACAGTCGGGTTCCTACGTACGGGTCAGCCCGGTCCGCTACGGCGGCATCATGCCGTACGCGACCCGCCTCATCGGCTGA
- a CDS encoding GNAT family N-acetyltransferase → MPDAARLLAAYDHELRAAELTRPEPGLQLSMDGPLTRITGGRRGFIAGPPDLGLHGDALATLIARQCAFFTGRGEEFEWKTRGHDRPADLPARLLAAGFTAEPTETVFVAPLDAVTPSAPPAGDALVREAHGTDDLLRIASLTAHVFGHDEAAVAADLLARARADDGTTTHVVAEADGRFVSAARLELVPGTGFAGLWGGATLPGWRGRGLYRALVTHRVAVARAHGARYLLVDALPPSRPILERLGFLAITTTTPYTYSPVRSARQLSR, encoded by the coding sequence GTGCCCGACGCAGCGCGGCTGCTCGCCGCCTACGACCACGAACTGCGCGCCGCGGAACTCACCCGGCCCGAGCCCGGCCTGCAGCTCAGCATGGACGGACCGCTCACCCGGATCACCGGCGGACGGCGCGGGTTCATCGCCGGGCCCCCGGATCTCGGCCTGCACGGCGACGCGCTGGCCACGCTGATCGCCCGGCAATGCGCGTTCTTCACCGGCCGCGGTGAGGAGTTCGAGTGGAAGACCCGCGGCCACGACCGCCCCGCCGACCTGCCCGCGCGGCTCCTGGCCGCGGGTTTCACGGCCGAGCCCACCGAAACCGTGTTCGTCGCGCCGCTCGACGCGGTCACCCCGTCCGCGCCACCGGCCGGCGACGCGCTCGTACGCGAAGCCCACGGCACGGATGACCTGCTCCGCATCGCTTCCCTCACCGCGCACGTCTTCGGCCACGACGAAGCCGCCGTCGCCGCGGACCTGCTCGCTCGGGCACGCGCCGACGACGGCACCACCACCCACGTCGTAGCCGAAGCCGATGGCCGGTTCGTCTCCGCAGCGCGGCTGGAGCTTGTGCCCGGCACGGGCTTCGCCGGTCTCTGGGGCGGCGCGACCCTGCCCGGCTGGCGCGGACGGGGCCTGTACCGCGCCCTGGTCACACATCGCGTGGCGGTCGCGCGCGCTCACGGCGCGCGGTACCTGCTGGTCGACGCACTGCCCCCGAGCCGCCCGATCCTCGAACGGCTGGGTTTCCTCGCGATCACCACGACGACGCCGTACACATACAGTCCAGTACGGAGTGCTCGACAGCTCAGCCGATGA
- the mobA gene encoding molybdenum cofactor guanylyltransferase, with translation MTVAGIVLAGGAARRMSGVDKPELVVRGSSLLARALAALAGVRPLVVVGPARPGYPGVVWTREPVPGTGPVAALAAGLGQVGDAPVTVLLAGDLPGIRESTVERLRTALTGEMDGAVLLDAAGERQWLAGAWRTAALRGALPEAPENRSLRRTLGGLRIAEVLAEQGEAEDIDTPEDWARYR, from the coding sequence ATGACGGTCGCCGGGATCGTGCTCGCCGGGGGCGCCGCGCGCCGGATGTCCGGAGTGGACAAACCGGAGCTGGTCGTGCGCGGCAGCTCGCTGCTCGCGCGGGCGCTCGCGGCGCTGGCCGGAGTCCGCCCGCTGGTCGTGGTCGGCCCTGCCCGGCCCGGGTACCCCGGGGTGGTCTGGACTCGCGAACCTGTGCCCGGCACCGGCCCGGTGGCCGCGCTCGCCGCGGGACTCGGGCAGGTGGGGGACGCGCCGGTCACCGTGCTGCTGGCCGGGGATCTGCCGGGGATCCGGGAGTCCACAGTGGAACGTCTGCGGACGGCGCTGACCGGCGAAATGGACGGCGCGGTGTTGCTCGACGCGGCGGGGGAGCGGCAGTGGCTCGCCGGCGCGTGGCGTACCGCGGCCTTGCGTGGCGCCCTGCCCGAGGCGCCGGAGAACCGGTCGCTGCGTCGCACGCTCGGCGGGCTGCGAATCGCCGAAGTGCTGGCGGAGCAGGGGGAAGCCGAGGACATCGACACCCCCGAGGACTGGGCGCGGTACCGCTGA
- a CDS encoding AAA family ATPase gives MTEPGYAEGGNGQQPGTPARDAQLLERTVFEVKRVIVGQDRLVERMLVGLLAKGHLLLEGVPGVAKTLAVETFARVVGGSFSRVQFTPDLVPADILGTRIYRQGAERFDVELGPVVANFVLADEINRAPAKVQSAMLEVMAERHVSIGGKTFPMPDPFLVLATQNPIENEGVYPLPEAQRDRFLFKIVVEYPSAEEEREIVYRMGVTPPEPHEVLSPAELVRLQGVASQVFVHHALVDYVVRLVLTTRTPNEHGLTDVAGWVSYGASPRASLGIIAGARALALVRGRDYVLPQDVVDVVPDVLRHRLVLSYDALADAVPVEHIITRVLQTVPLPQVSARPQGGAGPVAAGVPVR, from the coding sequence GTGACCGAGCCCGGCTACGCCGAGGGCGGCAACGGGCAGCAGCCCGGCACCCCGGCGCGGGACGCCCAGCTGCTGGAACGGACCGTCTTCGAGGTCAAGCGCGTCATCGTCGGGCAGGACCGGCTGGTGGAGCGGATGCTCGTCGGGCTGCTGGCCAAGGGCCACCTGCTGCTGGAAGGCGTGCCCGGGGTCGCGAAGACCCTGGCGGTGGAGACCTTCGCGCGGGTGGTCGGCGGCTCGTTCTCCCGGGTGCAGTTCACCCCCGACCTGGTGCCCGCGGATATCCTCGGCACCCGGATCTACCGGCAGGGCGCGGAGCGCTTCGACGTGGAGCTCGGTCCGGTCGTCGCGAACTTCGTGCTGGCCGACGAGATCAACCGGGCCCCGGCGAAGGTGCAGTCGGCGATGCTGGAGGTGATGGCCGAGCGGCACGTGTCCATCGGCGGCAAGACCTTCCCGATGCCGGATCCGTTCCTCGTGCTGGCCACCCAGAACCCGATCGAGAACGAGGGCGTGTACCCGCTGCCGGAGGCGCAGCGCGACCGGTTCCTGTTCAAGATCGTGGTCGAGTACCCCTCCGCCGAGGAGGAGCGCGAGATCGTCTACCGGATGGGCGTGACCCCGCCCGAGCCGCACGAGGTGCTCAGCCCGGCCGAGCTGGTCCGCCTGCAGGGCGTGGCCTCGCAGGTGTTCGTGCACCACGCGCTGGTCGACTACGTGGTGCGGCTGGTGCTGACCACCCGCACGCCGAACGAGCACGGCCTGACCGACGTCGCGGGCTGGGTGTCCTACGGTGCCTCGCCGCGCGCGAGCCTCGGCATCATCGCTGGGGCGCGGGCGCTGGCGCTGGTCCGCGGCCGTGACTACGTGCTGCCGCAGGACGTGGTGGACGTGGTGCCGGACGTGCTGCGGCACCGGCTCGTGCTCTCCTACGACGCGCTCGCCGACGCGGTGCCGGTGGAGCACATCATCACCCGCGTGCTGCAGACCGTGCCGCTGCCGCAGGTGTCCGCCCGTCCGCAGGGCGGGGCCGGGCCGGTGGCCGCGGGCGTCCCCGTCAGGTAG
- a CDS encoding DUF58 domain-containing protein, producing the protein MAAGLRTLELEVRRRLDGLLQGNHLGLVPGPGSEPGEARPYQPGDDVRRMDWAVTARTTTPHIRETVADRELETWVVADLSASLDFGTALCEKRDLVVCATAAVAHLTGGGGNRIGALISNGQGITRIPARGGLPHARGLVRKLAETSRAPEGVRGDFTGALEKLRRPPRRRGLGVVISDFLGPADWERPLRALGGRHELIAVEIVDPRDVDLPEVGTVVLADPESGKQREVHASALLRKEFAAAAHEHRQRVAAGIRRAGAAHLVLRTDSDWIADLVRFVVARKRRWSGGAA; encoded by the coding sequence ATGGCGGCCGGGCTGCGCACCCTCGAACTGGAGGTGCGGCGCCGGCTGGACGGGCTGTTGCAGGGCAATCACCTCGGCCTGGTGCCGGGACCCGGTTCGGAGCCGGGCGAGGCGCGGCCGTACCAGCCGGGCGACGACGTGCGGCGGATGGACTGGGCGGTCACCGCCCGGACCACCACCCCGCACATCCGGGAGACGGTGGCCGACCGCGAGCTGGAGACCTGGGTGGTCGCCGATCTGTCGGCGAGCCTCGATTTCGGCACCGCGCTGTGCGAGAAACGCGACCTCGTGGTGTGCGCGACGGCGGCTGTCGCGCACCTGACCGGCGGGGGCGGCAACCGGATCGGCGCGCTGATCTCGAACGGGCAGGGCATCACGCGGATCCCGGCGCGCGGCGGGCTCCCGCATGCGCGCGGCCTGGTCCGCAAGCTGGCCGAGACCTCGCGTGCGCCCGAAGGGGTGCGTGGTGATTTCACCGGGGCGCTGGAGAAGCTGCGCCGTCCGCCCCGGCGGCGTGGTCTGGGCGTGGTGATCTCGGACTTCCTCGGCCCGGCCGACTGGGAGCGTCCGCTGCGGGCGCTCGGCGGGCGGCACGAGCTGATCGCGGTGGAGATCGTCGACCCGCGCGACGTCGACCTGCCGGAGGTGGGCACGGTCGTGCTGGCCGACCCGGAGAGCGGAAAACAGCGCGAGGTGCACGCTTCGGCCTTGCTGCGCAAGGAGTTCGCCGCGGCCGCGCACGAGCACCGGCAGCGGGTCGCGGCCGGGATCCGCCGGGCCGGGGCGGCGCATCTGGTGCTGCGCACCGATTCCGACTGGATCGCCGATCTGGTGCGGTTCGTGGTGGCCCGCAAGCGCCGCTGGTCGGGAGGTGCCGCGTGA
- a CDS encoding VWA domain-containing protein: protein MSLTGFTAPWWFLLLIVVAGVVVAYVLVQRSRRRRVLRFANLELLDRVAPRAQGWIRHVPAVLLVLSMLVLTVALAGPTAQQRVPRNRATVMLVIDVSLSMKATDVAPSRLKAAQDAAKQFAQNMTPGINLGLISFAGTATVLVNPTTDRAGVSTAIDNLRLSESTATGEGIYAAIQSIQNFSAVVGGAEGPPPARIVLMSDGKQTVPQDLSAPRGAYTAAQSAKQSKMPISSISFGTEEGSVDIEGKREPVKVDDASLREIAHLSGGEFYKAASADQLKRVYADLGEQIGYETKDADASKPWLVAGTLILMIGAGTALLFGQRLP, encoded by the coding sequence GTGAGTCTCACCGGGTTCACCGCGCCGTGGTGGTTCCTGCTGCTCATCGTGGTGGCCGGGGTCGTCGTCGCGTACGTGCTGGTGCAGCGGTCGCGGCGCCGGAGGGTGCTGCGGTTCGCGAATCTGGAGCTGCTGGATCGGGTGGCGCCGCGCGCGCAGGGCTGGATCCGGCACGTGCCCGCGGTGCTGCTGGTGCTCTCGATGCTGGTGCTGACCGTCGCGCTGGCCGGGCCGACCGCCCAGCAGCGGGTGCCGCGCAACCGGGCGACCGTGATGCTGGTGATCGACGTGTCGTTGTCGATGAAGGCCACCGATGTCGCGCCGTCGCGGCTGAAGGCGGCGCAGGACGCGGCGAAGCAGTTCGCGCAGAACATGACGCCGGGGATCAACCTCGGCCTGATCTCCTTCGCCGGGACCGCGACCGTGCTGGTCAACCCCACCACCGACCGGGCCGGGGTGAGCACCGCGATCGACAACCTGAGGCTGTCCGAGTCCACTGCCACCGGTGAGGGCATCTACGCGGCCATCCAGTCGATCCAGAACTTCTCCGCGGTGGTCGGCGGGGCCGAGGGGCCGCCGCCGGCGCGGATCGTGCTGATGAGCGACGGCAAGCAGACCGTGCCGCAGGACCTGTCCGCGCCGCGGGGGGCCTACACCGCGGCGCAGTCGGCGAAGCAGTCGAAGATGCCGATCTCGTCGATCTCGTTCGGCACCGAGGAAGGTTCGGTGGACATCGAGGGCAAGCGCGAGCCGGTGAAGGTCGACGACGCGTCGCTGCGGGAGATCGCGCATCTGTCCGGCGGTGAGTTCTACAAGGCGGCCAGCGCGGACCAGCTGAAACGGGTCTACGCGGACCTCGGCGAGCAGATCGGGTACGAGACCAAGGACGCGGACGCGAGCAAGCCGTGGCTGGTGGCCGGCACGCTGATCCTGATGATCGGTGCAGGCACCGCCCTGCTGTTCGGACAGCGGCTGCCGTGA
- a CDS encoding tRNA (cytidine(34)-2'-O)-methyltransferase: MFRILFYHPEIPPNTGNAIRLAANTGSELHLVEPLGFTLEDKQLRRAGLDYHDLARVRVHADLAAAWRALLPARVYAFSASAARQYTDVAYAPGDVLLFGPESNGLPDEVQHAPEVTDRLRLPMLSTSRSLNLANTAAITVYEAWRQNGFESP, encoded by the coding sequence GTGTTCCGCATTCTCTTCTACCACCCGGAAATCCCGCCGAACACCGGCAACGCGATCCGGCTGGCCGCGAACACCGGCAGCGAACTGCACCTGGTCGAGCCGCTCGGCTTCACCCTCGAAGACAAGCAGCTCCGCCGTGCCGGTCTCGACTACCACGACCTCGCCCGGGTCCGGGTACACGCCGACCTCGCCGCAGCCTGGCGCGCGCTGCTGCCTGCCCGGGTGTACGCGTTCAGCGCGTCTGCCGCCAGGCAGTACACCGACGTCGCGTACGCGCCCGGGGACGTGCTGCTGTTCGGCCCGGAGTCCAACGGCCTGCCCGACGAGGTACAGCACGCCCCGGAGGTCACCGACCGGCTGCGGCTGCCGATGCTGTCCACCAGCCGTTCGCTCAACCTGGCCAACACCGCCGCGATCACCGTGTACGAGGCCTGGCGACAGAACGGCTTCGAAAGTCCGTGA
- a CDS encoding acyl-CoA thioesterase, whose product MVTERRAITEMPVRVRYHECDAQGVVFNAHYLSYADMASFEVEKALFGSHREFLATGLDVVVAESNLRYRLPCRFDDELVVSAYLGHLGTTSLVFDYEIRRDGQLTTEIRTRYVFVDPATLRPTPPPDEVLARYTPFLPQPV is encoded by the coding sequence CTGGTGACCGAACGCCGCGCCATCACCGAAATGCCCGTCCGGGTGCGCTACCACGAATGCGACGCACAAGGCGTGGTGTTCAACGCGCACTACCTCTCCTACGCGGACATGGCGTCCTTCGAAGTGGAGAAGGCGCTGTTCGGCTCGCACCGGGAGTTCCTGGCGACCGGGCTGGACGTCGTGGTCGCCGAGTCGAACCTGCGCTACCGCCTGCCCTGCCGGTTCGACGACGAGCTGGTCGTGTCGGCCTACCTCGGCCACCTCGGTACGACCTCGCTGGTCTTCGACTACGAGATCCGCCGCGACGGGCAGCTCACCACCGAGATCCGGACCCGCTACGTGTTCGTCGACCCCGCGACACTGCGGCCCACTCCGCCACCGGACGAGGTGCTGGCCCGGTACACGCCCTTCCTGCCTCAGCCGGTCTGA
- a CDS encoding TAXI family TRAP transporter solute-binding subunit, whose product MNRRAALLGGLGLVLSACDGGYRGPDRTVTIAAGEPGGFYLAFADVLATELNRAVPALRCVALPTEASVENVGRVQDGTADLGLVLADVAQSALAGDPPFSKPVPLRALGRVYENYLQLVVRAADRRHDLTALAGRPVSLGAHGSGAAQLAERVFATAGVPVQAQHLRLADALTALRDRRIDAFAWSGGVPTPALADLNRTTPLALLPLTSVLPGLRKAYGPLYEPVQVPAGAYRGVGALGTIGVANLLVCSPGLPDEVAAAVVRVLAGRAAELVPAQAVGTQFLDVRTLIGTRPVALHPGAAGTYRTLHG is encoded by the coding sequence GTGAACCGACGCGCTGCTCTCCTCGGCGGGCTCGGCCTCGTACTCAGCGCTTGTGACGGCGGCTATCGCGGTCCCGACCGCACCGTCACAATCGCGGCCGGCGAGCCAGGTGGCTTCTATCTCGCCTTCGCGGATGTACTCGCCACAGAGCTGAACCGTGCTGTGCCCGCACTGCGGTGCGTCGCATTGCCCACCGAAGCAAGCGTCGAGAACGTCGGGCGCGTACAGGACGGTACGGCGGACCTAGGGCTCGTCCTCGCCGACGTCGCACAGTCTGCACTCGCCGGTGACCCGCCGTTCTCCAAACCTGTCCCGCTACGCGCGCTGGGCCGGGTGTACGAGAACTACTTGCAGCTCGTCGTCAGGGCCGCCGACCGTCGCCACGACCTCACTGCACTGGCCGGCCGTCCGGTATCCCTCGGCGCCCACGGATCAGGCGCCGCACAGCTGGCCGAGCGCGTCTTCGCGACCGCCGGAGTGCCCGTACAGGCCCAGCACCTCCGGCTGGCCGACGCCCTCACCGCACTACGCGACCGGCGCATCGACGCGTTCGCCTGGTCCGGCGGCGTGCCCACCCCGGCGCTCGCCGACCTGAACCGTACGACCCCGCTCGCCCTGCTACCACTCACGTCGGTGCTCCCCGGGCTACGGAAGGCGTACGGCCCGCTGTACGAACCGGTCCAGGTCCCCGCGGGCGCGTACCGCGGCGTCGGCGCACTCGGCACCATCGGCGTCGCGAACCTGCTGGTCTGTTCTCCAGGGCTGCCGGACGAGGTCGCCGCCGCAGTCGTGCGCGTGCTCGCCGGCCGGGCCGCGGAACTCGTACCCGCGCAGGCGGTCGGCACCCAGTTCCTGGACGTACGCACCCTCATCGGCACCCGGCCGGTCGCGCTGCATCCCGGCGCGGCCGGGACCTACCGCACCCTGCACGGCTGA